The Euwallacea similis isolate ESF13 chromosome 18, ESF131.1, whole genome shotgun sequence sequence AAGTCCTAACATACATAAAGCCTTACGTTCAGTAAAGTATTCAACTCATTGACTAGATTTCACGAACACGCACATTCTAACACTCGCATGTTCTCCCACGTCTCCACTCTTAGTTTTGACGGGTCTTTGCTATCcaccattaaaatttgtaaatctCCCAATTTTGAGGGAGCACAACATGTTTTAGGCACTAACGCAGTCTCACTCCTAAGCAACTTGGCGTCCCTTTTTCCAAGTTGGTGTATCAGGCCTTGTATCCTCGAATGGTTGGTGGCGAAGTTGTAATTGGGCGGACACAACCCTTGACAGTACCCCGCTTCATATATCTTTGGTTCGACGATGTCTCGCATTTCCTTGTACCCCAACTTGGCAAAAGTTACTCTCATTTCGTGTCTGCAGCACTTTTCCTTACGGCCCTTCCCGGTCAAATGCCTTGCACTACAATCAGTCGATCGTTTCACTCTTCGGTGTGAAGCATAAGTTAGAGTAGTGATAGCGGCAAcgtttgcatttaaattattcctaCAACCTACACAAAGAAGTTCTAAACCTAAGTTTCTTTGCCCCCTCATCCAGGAAGCGACTGCTTGGGTAACGTCCAATTCGCACCACTTTGAAGAATGTTTTGATAAGTATATCGTGTCTTCATAAAGAAATCTTCTTCTTCGGGTGCTTAAAATTTGAGTAACTCGGATTGTGACAACTTGAGGATCTTCGTGTTGAGGAGGTAGTAGTAGTCTCAATGCTGCACTTTCAACTTCATCTGAGGACGTTGGAATGGGGAAAACCATTTTCACAATCCCTTTTGATAGCTTTTGTTGGATCGGTTTACCTGAAACGAAGGGAAATGACAGTTAGCATTGGGGGTAGAAGATATGCGAAGGAAGTGATATTTGCTTTGGTAAAAGCGCGGCAAGTTTTCGTGGTTGTGGAAATTTGAGGAAAACGGACGAAATCTATGTAATATAGTACATCTTACGAACATAAAACATCTATGTAAACAAGTGCACGCCAGCTGCACGTGATCCGTTCAAGACAAGAGCATTGAACAGGACCGTAGTCAGCCCGCCATTACAccgaaaaagttttttaaacaaattccaACGGTAATGAGCACTAGAATTTAACCATGTTtagtgtatttaaaaaacgatgCCGTCCTGTATATTAAACAGTTGAAAAGTTtagtttatattaaattatgcGTGCGCGATAAAAATTCTCgattcaaaatgaaacaagTTCAACCCTGTGAAACGCCCTCGCCCTCGTGACACATCAATGGTTCAGACGACACAACCGACCAATCAGCAGCCACTAAGCCCGCGATCGCTCGTTTGGTTTGTTCAcatggatattttttattcataagaAAATACTATGTTTTGAACTTTACATACGATCTAACAAGATTTCTTCAAATGGGCTTTAAGATTTGCGATTGGACATCTTCAAACATCTGCGAAATTTGAGTTTTGGTAAAGAAACGCCCTTCTAAGCGGAGAGCTATTAGAGATTTTGGTTAGAAAATGCACTCCTGTGTGCATTACAATACTTTAAATATGCTCAATTCAGAGTCACTGCTAATGGAgcgagaagaaaaaaaaacttcaaactaCGGCATTTGGAAGAATTCCCGTGGAACTTTATAGGAAGCAGGaaggagggggggggggggggggattgGAGAGGGATAAACattaagaattattaatattttgggTTGAACGTACAGAGTGTTCCAACAGTGTGTCATAGGTCGATACCTATTTTAGCACTAGAGTCAGAGCAAAAATCTTCACAGTTGGAAACATTGAgtctcaataattttaaatggatcTGGGCACAGCAGGAATCTAAACCACA is a genomic window containing:
- the mav gene encoding bone morphogenetic protein 6 gives rise to the protein MGYFGANRAAWTFLVIVYTSVNAAAGDHTLIADLGLDILPDKAKINISLEEYTSAISTFLKSKDDTFEPTPKLKIYKLGKPIQQKLSKGIVKMVFPIPTSSDEVESAALRLLLPPQHEDPQVVTIRVTQILSTRRRRFLYEDTIYLSKHSSKWCELDVTQAVASWMRGQRNLGLELLCVGCRNNLNANVAAITTLTYASHRRVKRSTDCSARHLTGKGRKEKCCRHEMRVTFAKLGYKEMRDIVEPKIYEAGYCQGLCPPNYNFATNHSRIQGLIHQLGKRDAKLLRSETALVPKTCCAPSKLGDLQILMVDSKDPSKLRVETWENMRVLECACS